The region ATTTTATATAAGAATAAACATTTTTTATATCAGTACTAGTCATACTTTTAGCATAAGGTCTCATAAGAATTGCTCTACCTCTATCATATTCTCCAATAACATAATCTCTAATTGATAATTGCATATCTTGTAAAGATAGCTCAATCAGTGGTCTTGAAGTATTATAAGCTTTTTTATCAGCCTTTTCTCCGTGACATTTTTGACAAGTACTTATATAAAGTTTTTTACCACTTTTTGACATTCTTTGAATAGCTTCTTGTTTTTTAACAATTATCTCTTTCTTTTTTCTTTCTTCAAGTTTTTTTAGTATTCTTTGTTCTAATTTTTCTTCACTTATTGTAGCTGATACAGCAGGTTCATCTTTTTTAAAAATATAGATAAAATTATTACCATTTTCACTTTTTTGTATATTTATATCTTCTACACTCCATCCTTCACTTTTCATATCAATAACTGATTTACTTGATGAACATAGTCCACCATCAAGAGGTGTTGATTCAATTTGTGACATTGAAGAAAAATTTTCTTTAAAACACATTGTTGTTTGGGCTAATGCAAAAGTTGATGTTATTAAGCTTAAAGCAGTAATAGTTTTTAGAAGTCTCATTATTATCCTTTTAAATTAAAAAAGATATTTTATCA is a window of Halarcobacter sp. DNA encoding:
- a CDS encoding cytochrome c, producing MRLLKTITALSLITSTFALAQTTMCFKENFSSMSQIESTPLDGGLCSSSKSVIDMKSEGWSVEDINIQKSENGNNFIYIFKKDEPAVSATISEEKLEQRILKKLEERKKKEIIVKKQEAIQRMSKSGKKLYISTCQKCHGEKADKKAYNTSRPLIELSLQDMQLSIRDYVIGEYDRGRAILMRPYAKSMTSTDIKNVYSYIKSLKPKEDKKEQEESK